The following proteins come from a genomic window of Ictalurus furcatus strain D&B chromosome 26, Billie_1.0, whole genome shotgun sequence:
- the poglut1 gene encoding protein O-glucosyltransferase 1 isoform X2, whose product MGFILSMVSLKVSSSCCLSVLKEDLKPFSNGITKELMMDTVQRGVGTHYQIIKHKLYREPECMFPARCSGVEHFILNVIDRLPNMEMIINVRDYPQVPSWIQPVLPVLSFSKTPDYRDIMYPAWTFWEGGPAVWPIYPTGLGRWDLMRKDLKKSADQWPWKKKNPKGFFRGSRTSPERDPLILLSREDQSLVDAEYTKNQAWKSEKDTLGRPPATEIPLVDHCEYKYLFNFRGVAASFRLKHLFLCGSLVFHVGEEWLEFFYPQLKPWVHYIPVKQDLSDLRELLQFVKENDKAAEAIALRGQKFIEDYLRMEDVSCYWETLLTEYSKLLEYKPKRKSSYNQITRKPDRSEL is encoded by the exons atgggtttcattttgagtatggtttctctcaaggtttcttcctcatgttgtctcag TGTCCTGAAGGAGGACCTGAAGCCGTTCAGCAACGGCATCACGAAGGAGCTCATGATGGACACTGTGCAGCGTGGTGTGGGCACACATTACCAGATCATCAAACAtaaactatacagagaaccggAATGCATGTTTCCAGCAAG GTGCAGTGGAGTCGAGCATTTTATCCTTAACGTGATTGACAGGTTGCCTAATATGGAGATGATAATCAACGTGCGCGACTATCCTCAGGTGCCTTCATGGATTCAGCCCGTACTCCCTGTTCTCTCCTTTAGCAAG ACGCCAGATTATCGGGACATCATGTATCCTGCCTGGACGTTTTGGGAAGGAGGACCTGCAGTTTGGCCCATTTACCCCACTGGACTGGGTCGCTGGGATCTGATGAGAAAAGATCTGAAAAA atCAGCAGATCAGTGGccatggaaaaagaaaaaccccaaaggTTTCTTCAGAGGCTCCAG GACCAGTCCAGAGAGAGACCCATTAATTCTGCTCTCCAGAGAGGATCAGAGCCTGGTGGATGCTGAGTACACTAAGAATCAGGCGTGGAAATCTGAAAAG GACACTCTGGGTAGACCCCCAGCCACGGAAATTCCCCTGGTTGACCACTGTGAATACAA GTACCTCTTTAATTTCCGAGGCGTAGCGGCCAGCTTTCGCCTCAAGCACCTGTTTCTATGTGGCTCGCTGGTCTTCCATGTCGGAGAGGAGTGGCTGGAGTTTTTCTATCCTCAACTCAAGCCTTGGGTTCACTACATCCCGGTGAAACAGGACCTCTCTGACCTCAG GGAGCTGCTGCAATTTGTCAAGGAAAACGACAAAGCTGCAGAGGCCATTGCGCTAAG GGGCCAGAAGTTTATCGAGGATTACCTCCGTATGGAGGACGTGTCCTGCTACTGGGAGACGCTCCTCACCGAGTACAGCAAGTTGCTCGAGTACAAACCCAAACGCAAATCCAGTTACAACCAGATCACCCGCAAACCCGACAGGTCTGAACTTTGA
- the poglut1 gene encoding protein O-glucosyltransferase 1 isoform X4: MMDTVQRGVGTHYQIIKHKLYREPECMFPARCSGVEHFILNVIDRLPNMEMIINVRDYPQVPSWIQPVLPVLSFSKTPDYRDIMYPAWTFWEGGPAVWPIYPTGLGRWDLMRKDLKKSADQWPWKKKNPKGFFRGSRTSPERDPLILLSREDQSLVDAEYTKNQAWKSEKDTLGRPPATEIPLVDHCEYKYLFNFRGVAASFRLKHLFLCGSLVFHVGEEWLEFFYPQLKPWVHYIPVKQDLSDLRELLQFVKENDKAAEAIALRGQKFIEDYLRMEDVSCYWETLLTEYSKLLEYKPKRKSSYNQITRKPDRSEL; this comes from the exons ATGATGGACACTGTGCAGCGTGGTGTGGGCACACATTACCAGATCATCAAACAtaaactatacagagaaccggAATGCATGTTTCCAGCAAG GTGCAGTGGAGTCGAGCATTTTATCCTTAACGTGATTGACAGGTTGCCTAATATGGAGATGATAATCAACGTGCGCGACTATCCTCAGGTGCCTTCATGGATTCAGCCCGTACTCCCTGTTCTCTCCTTTAGCAAG ACGCCAGATTATCGGGACATCATGTATCCTGCCTGGACGTTTTGGGAAGGAGGACCTGCAGTTTGGCCCATTTACCCCACTGGACTGGGTCGCTGGGATCTGATGAGAAAAGATCTGAAAAA atCAGCAGATCAGTGGccatggaaaaagaaaaaccccaaaggTTTCTTCAGAGGCTCCAG GACCAGTCCAGAGAGAGACCCATTAATTCTGCTCTCCAGAGAGGATCAGAGCCTGGTGGATGCTGAGTACACTAAGAATCAGGCGTGGAAATCTGAAAAG GACACTCTGGGTAGACCCCCAGCCACGGAAATTCCCCTGGTTGACCACTGTGAATACAA GTACCTCTTTAATTTCCGAGGCGTAGCGGCCAGCTTTCGCCTCAAGCACCTGTTTCTATGTGGCTCGCTGGTCTTCCATGTCGGAGAGGAGTGGCTGGAGTTTTTCTATCCTCAACTCAAGCCTTGGGTTCACTACATCCCGGTGAAACAGGACCTCTCTGACCTCAG GGAGCTGCTGCAATTTGTCAAGGAAAACGACAAAGCTGCAGAGGCCATTGCGCTAAG GGGCCAGAAGTTTATCGAGGATTACCTCCGTATGGAGGACGTGTCCTGCTACTGGGAGACGCTCCTCACCGAGTACAGCAAGTTGCTCGAGTACAAACCCAAACGCAAATCCAGTTACAACCAGATCACCCGCAAACCCGACAGGTCTGAACTTTGA
- the poglut1 gene encoding protein O-glucosyltransferase 1 isoform X1 — MELFCFYLSLFLFVLSEPQFSLSDEEARWQKYLIQISEATKNYQPCSQENCSCHISVLKEDLKPFSNGITKELMMDTVQRGVGTHYQIIKHKLYREPECMFPARCSGVEHFILNVIDRLPNMEMIINVRDYPQVPSWIQPVLPVLSFSKTPDYRDIMYPAWTFWEGGPAVWPIYPTGLGRWDLMRKDLKKSADQWPWKKKNPKGFFRGSRTSPERDPLILLSREDQSLVDAEYTKNQAWKSEKDTLGRPPATEIPLVDHCEYKYLFNFRGVAASFRLKHLFLCGSLVFHVGEEWLEFFYPQLKPWVHYIPVKQDLSDLRELLQFVKENDKAAEAIALRGQKFIEDYLRMEDVSCYWETLLTEYSKLLEYKPKRKSSYNQITRKPDRSEL; from the exons ATGGAGCTTTTCTGTTTCTACCTGTCGCTTTTTCTTTTCGTCTTGAGTGAACCACAGTTTAGTCTGTCTGATGAAG AAGCACGATGGCAGAAATATCTCATTCAGATTTCTGAGGCCACCAAAAACTACCAGCCATGCAGCCAGGAGAACTGCAGCTGCCACATCag TGTCCTGAAGGAGGACCTGAAGCCGTTCAGCAACGGCATCACGAAGGAGCTCATGATGGACACTGTGCAGCGTGGTGTGGGCACACATTACCAGATCATCAAACAtaaactatacagagaaccggAATGCATGTTTCCAGCAAG GTGCAGTGGAGTCGAGCATTTTATCCTTAACGTGATTGACAGGTTGCCTAATATGGAGATGATAATCAACGTGCGCGACTATCCTCAGGTGCCTTCATGGATTCAGCCCGTACTCCCTGTTCTCTCCTTTAGCAAG ACGCCAGATTATCGGGACATCATGTATCCTGCCTGGACGTTTTGGGAAGGAGGACCTGCAGTTTGGCCCATTTACCCCACTGGACTGGGTCGCTGGGATCTGATGAGAAAAGATCTGAAAAA atCAGCAGATCAGTGGccatggaaaaagaaaaaccccaaaggTTTCTTCAGAGGCTCCAG GACCAGTCCAGAGAGAGACCCATTAATTCTGCTCTCCAGAGAGGATCAGAGCCTGGTGGATGCTGAGTACACTAAGAATCAGGCGTGGAAATCTGAAAAG GACACTCTGGGTAGACCCCCAGCCACGGAAATTCCCCTGGTTGACCACTGTGAATACAA GTACCTCTTTAATTTCCGAGGCGTAGCGGCCAGCTTTCGCCTCAAGCACCTGTTTCTATGTGGCTCGCTGGTCTTCCATGTCGGAGAGGAGTGGCTGGAGTTTTTCTATCCTCAACTCAAGCCTTGGGTTCACTACATCCCGGTGAAACAGGACCTCTCTGACCTCAG GGAGCTGCTGCAATTTGTCAAGGAAAACGACAAAGCTGCAGAGGCCATTGCGCTAAG GGGCCAGAAGTTTATCGAGGATTACCTCCGTATGGAGGACGTGTCCTGCTACTGGGAGACGCTCCTCACCGAGTACAGCAAGTTGCTCGAGTACAAACCCAAACGCAAATCCAGTTACAACCAGATCACCCGCAAACCCGACAGGTCTGAACTTTGA
- the poglut1 gene encoding protein O-glucosyltransferase 1 isoform X3, producing MELFCFYLSLFLFVLSEPQFSLSDEEARWQKYLIQISEATKNYQPCSQENCSCHISVLKEDLKPFSNGITKELMMDTVQRGVGTHYQIIKHKLYREPECMFPARCSGVEHFILNVIDRLPNMEMIINVRDYPQVPSWIQPVLPVLSFSKTPDYRDIMYPAWTFWEGGPAVWPIYPTGLGRWDLMRKDLKKSADQWPWKKKNPKGFFRGSRTSPERDPLILLSREDQSLVDAEYTKNQAWKSEKDTLGRPPATEIPLVDHCEYNHLYAIHLSIHILCISICPSILPSIHNCVCPSKSMPSVHPSIQVQVVLLSFQPYTAGTVHSETKQHSSRTMVLHKTSH from the exons ATGGAGCTTTTCTGTTTCTACCTGTCGCTTTTTCTTTTCGTCTTGAGTGAACCACAGTTTAGTCTGTCTGATGAAG AAGCACGATGGCAGAAATATCTCATTCAGATTTCTGAGGCCACCAAAAACTACCAGCCATGCAGCCAGGAGAACTGCAGCTGCCACATCag TGTCCTGAAGGAGGACCTGAAGCCGTTCAGCAACGGCATCACGAAGGAGCTCATGATGGACACTGTGCAGCGTGGTGTGGGCACACATTACCAGATCATCAAACAtaaactatacagagaaccggAATGCATGTTTCCAGCAAG GTGCAGTGGAGTCGAGCATTTTATCCTTAACGTGATTGACAGGTTGCCTAATATGGAGATGATAATCAACGTGCGCGACTATCCTCAGGTGCCTTCATGGATTCAGCCCGTACTCCCTGTTCTCTCCTTTAGCAAG ACGCCAGATTATCGGGACATCATGTATCCTGCCTGGACGTTTTGGGAAGGAGGACCTGCAGTTTGGCCCATTTACCCCACTGGACTGGGTCGCTGGGATCTGATGAGAAAAGATCTGAAAAA atCAGCAGATCAGTGGccatggaaaaagaaaaaccccaaaggTTTCTTCAGAGGCTCCAG GACCAGTCCAGAGAGAGACCCATTAATTCTGCTCTCCAGAGAGGATCAGAGCCTGGTGGATGCTGAGTACACTAAGAATCAGGCGTGGAAATCTGAAAAG GACACTCTGGGTAGACCCCCAGCCACGGAAATTCCCCTGGTTGACCACTGTGAATACAA CCATCTTTAtgccatccatctatccatccacatCCTATGCATATCCATCTGCccgtccatccttccatccatccacaactGTGTCTGTCCATCCAAATCTATGCcttccgtccatccatccattcaagttcaagtagttttattgtcatttcaaccatatacagctggtacagtacacagtgaaacgaaacagcattcctccaggaccatggtgctacataaaacatcacactaa
- the LOC128602297 gene encoding calsequestrin-2-like isoform X1 translates to MLSLWLLLLSCLSLLSRSSTEEGLEFPSFDGKDRVLNINERNYKKALKKYDMLCLLYHEPLPTDRELQQQFHMREMVLELAAQILEDRDIGFGLVDSHKDAKVAKKLGLEEEGSIYVFKDERVIEFDGELSADTLVEFLLDLLEDAVELISTPMEQRAFERMDEDIRLIGYFKGKDSEHYKAFQGAAERFQPYVKFFATFDKGVAKQLTLKMNEVDFYEPFMDEPVTIPDKPNSENEIVAFVNRHRRPTLRKLRAEDMFETWEDDMDGIHIVAFAEEEDPDGYEFLEILKDVARDNTKNPDLSIMWIDPDDFPLLTSYWEKTFKVDLFRPQIGVVNVTDADSVWLTIPNDEALPTAEELEDWIEDVLSGKVNTEDDDLDEDDLDDDDDDDSERGGDDDNDEDDHNDDDDDDDGDD, encoded by the exons ATGTTGTCTCTCTggcttctccttctctcctgcTTGTCTCTTCTCTCCAGAAGTTCTACAGAAGAAGGCCTGGAATTCCCGAGCTTCGATGGCAAGGACCGAGTGCTGAACATCAACGAGAGGAACTACAAGAAAGCGTTGAAGAAGTATGACATGCTGTGCCTGCTTTACCACGAACCGCTGCCCACTGACAGGGAGCTCCAACAGCAGTTCCACATGAGGGAGATGGTGCTGGAG CTGGCTGCCCAAATCTTGGAAGACCGAGACATAGGGTTCGGATTGGTGGATTCTCATAAGGATGCCAAGGTGGCCAAGAAGCTTG GGTTGGAGGAAGAAGGCAGCATTTATGTCTTTAAGGATGAACGTGTGATTGAGTTTGATGGAGAGCTCTCTGCAGACACACTGGTCGAGTTCTTGCTAGAT CTTCTGGAGGATGCAGTAGAGCTCATCAGTACCCCTATGGAGCAACGTGCTTTTGAGAGGATGGACGAAGACATCCGTCTCATTGGCTACTTCAAGGGCAAAGATTCAGAAC actaCAAAGCTTTTCAGGGGGCCGCAGAACGATTTCAGCCTTACGTGAAGTTTTTCGCTACGTTCGACAAAGGG GTGGCCAAGCAGCTGACTCTTAAGATGAATGAAGTGGATTTCTACGAGCCGTTCATGGACGAGCCCGTCACCATACCAGACAAACCCAACTCGGAGAACGAGATAGTGGCTTTTGTCAATCGACACCGGCG ACCAACTCTAAGGAAGCTACGTGCAGAGGACATGTTTGAAACCTGG GAGGATGACATGGATGGGATCCACATCGTGGCGTTTGCCGAGGAAGAGGACCCAG ATGGCTATGAATTTCTGGAGATATTGAAAGATGTGGCCAGAGACAACACCAAGAACCCAGATCTGAGTATTATGTGGATTGACCCTGATGACTTCCCCTTG CTGACGTCCTACTGGGAGAAGACCTTTAAAGTGGACCTGTTCAGACCTCAGATCGGCGTGGTCAACGTGACAGAT GCAGACAGTGTGTGGCTGACGATACCTAACGACGAGGCTCTGCCCACGGCTGAGGAACTGGAGGACTGGATCGAGGATGTCCTCTCAGGGAAGGTCAACACCGAAGATGATGACCTTGATGAAGATGatttggatgatgatgatgatgatgacagtgaacGTGGCGGTGA
- the LOC128602297 gene encoding calsequestrin-2-like isoform X2, translated as MLSLWLLLLSCLSLLSRSSTEEGLEFPSFDGKDRVLNINERNYKKALKKYDMLCLLYHEPLPTDRELQQQFHMREMVLELAAQILEDRDIGFGLVDSHKDAKVAKKLGLEEEGSIYVFKDERVIEFDGELSADTLVEFLLDLLEDAVELISTPMEQRAFERMDEDIRLIGYFKGKDSEHYKAFQGAAERFQPYVKFFATFDKGVAKQLTLKMNEVDFYEPFMDEPVTIPDKPNSENEIVAFVNRHRRPTLRKLRAEDMFETWEDDMDGIHIVAFAEEEDPDGYEFLEILKDVARDNTKNPDLSIMWIDPDDFPLLTSYWEKTFKVDLFRPQIGVVNVTDTVCG; from the exons ATGTTGTCTCTCTggcttctccttctctcctgcTTGTCTCTTCTCTCCAGAAGTTCTACAGAAGAAGGCCTGGAATTCCCGAGCTTCGATGGCAAGGACCGAGTGCTGAACATCAACGAGAGGAACTACAAGAAAGCGTTGAAGAAGTATGACATGCTGTGCCTGCTTTACCACGAACCGCTGCCCACTGACAGGGAGCTCCAACAGCAGTTCCACATGAGGGAGATGGTGCTGGAG CTGGCTGCCCAAATCTTGGAAGACCGAGACATAGGGTTCGGATTGGTGGATTCTCATAAGGATGCCAAGGTGGCCAAGAAGCTTG GGTTGGAGGAAGAAGGCAGCATTTATGTCTTTAAGGATGAACGTGTGATTGAGTTTGATGGAGAGCTCTCTGCAGACACACTGGTCGAGTTCTTGCTAGAT CTTCTGGAGGATGCAGTAGAGCTCATCAGTACCCCTATGGAGCAACGTGCTTTTGAGAGGATGGACGAAGACATCCGTCTCATTGGCTACTTCAAGGGCAAAGATTCAGAAC actaCAAAGCTTTTCAGGGGGCCGCAGAACGATTTCAGCCTTACGTGAAGTTTTTCGCTACGTTCGACAAAGGG GTGGCCAAGCAGCTGACTCTTAAGATGAATGAAGTGGATTTCTACGAGCCGTTCATGGACGAGCCCGTCACCATACCAGACAAACCCAACTCGGAGAACGAGATAGTGGCTTTTGTCAATCGACACCGGCG ACCAACTCTAAGGAAGCTACGTGCAGAGGACATGTTTGAAACCTGG GAGGATGACATGGATGGGATCCACATCGTGGCGTTTGCCGAGGAAGAGGACCCAG ATGGCTATGAATTTCTGGAGATATTGAAAGATGTGGCCAGAGACAACACCAAGAACCCAGATCTGAGTATTATGTGGATTGACCCTGATGACTTCCCCTTG CTGACGTCCTACTGGGAGAAGACCTTTAAAGTGGACCTGTTCAGACCTCAGATCGGCGTGGTCAACGTGACAGAT ACAGTGTGTGGCTGA
- the timmdc1 gene encoding complex I assembly factor TIMMDC1, mitochondrial yields MCAVGLCTHAFTCGEKETDPAGPRAFHTGLLRALYKFTLPRVHAADIVDPQASLQSLPKHVGKPEFPDTGWDRIKDLFNRGDGQAYSEEVSNVAKGALTAALVGLFYGGLPGGRHARERFIQLSQAEIYRSRVEAVRSAHNAAIRGFVRYGWRWSWRVGAFVTLFNTISTGISVYRDSNSLSHFAVAGAVTGGVFRMNLGLRGLVAGSVIGAALGVPAGALIVGLQKLGGETMREKRRRERRELYELRVAEWNARLQLTDEIIGEFSGRDKDTEGDLQRIKELLSQPRNEESAKES; encoded by the exons ATGTGCGCTGTGGGCCTGTGTACGCACGCATTCACGTGTGGAGAGAAGGAAACAGATCCAGCCGGCCCTAGAGCCTTTCATACTGGACTGCTAAGGGCACTTTATAAGTTCACCCTTCCTCGAGTGCATGCAGCTGACATTGTTGATCCACAGGCCAGTCTTCAGTCTTTACCAAAACATGTGGGCAAGCCAGAGTTCCCGGACACAGGATGGGACCGCATTAAAGACCTGTTCAACCGAGG AGATGGACAGGCGTACTCTGAAGAGGTGAGTAATGTGGCGAAGGGTGCTCTGACCGCGGCCTTGGTGGGACTGTTTTACGGAGGCCTGCCTGGAGGCCGACATGCCCGTGAGAGATTCATCCAGCTGAGCCAGGCTGAGATTTACCGCAGCAGAGTGGAGGCAGTG CGTTCGGCTCATAACGCGGCCATCCGAGGCTTTGTGAGATACGGCTGGAGGTGGAGCTGGAGAGTCGGCGCCTTTGTTACGCTTTTTAA CACTATCAGTACAGGGATTTCTGTCTACAGAGACAGTAACTCCTTGAGTCATTTCGCTGTGGCGGGAG CTGTGACCGGAGGCGTGTTCCGGATGAATCTGGGCCTCAGGGGATTGGTGGCAGGATCAGTTATTGGAGCTGCATTGGG TGTGCCTGCTGGGGCGTTAATTGTTGGGCTACAGAAGCTGGGAGGAGAGACCATGCGTGAAAAGCGACGACGAGAACGAAGAGAACTGTACGAGCTCAGGGTGGCTGAATG GAATGCACGTCTACAGCTAACTGACGAGATAATCGGTGAATTTAGTGGCCGGGACAAAGACACAGAAGGTGACCTTCAGCGAATAAAAGAGCTCCTTAGTCAACCAAGGAATGAGGAATCGGCAAAGGAGTCTTAA